From Candidatus Cloacimonadota bacterium, the proteins below share one genomic window:
- a CDS encoding sugar-phosphate aldolase — MPGLEQTLKDTAELISSRGWGEANAGNLSLNLTEALTPHFGAGTWFLVSQTGSRWRHVARNPLPHLVLIKLADESEEYFPAQAKPTSEWSCHKLLQKHFLATGSEDRVVLHSHPNSVILLSQMDLAKDEAKLNSCLREALAELELFLPDGVAITGAALPGSQKLALGSLDVIGKRKALIWQGHGLVCTGKHLDEALDYMEVVEKAANIALGKFFLTKMPLLD, encoded by the coding sequence TTGCCCGGTCTGGAGCAAACCTTAAAAGATACCGCGGAGTTAATCAGCTCCCGCGGTTGGGGTGAAGCAAATGCTGGCAACCTTTCGCTGAACCTAACTGAAGCGCTCACACCCCATTTTGGTGCAGGCACCTGGTTTCTGGTTTCTCAAACCGGAAGCCGCTGGCGCCACGTGGCTCGAAATCCCTTGCCCCACCTCGTTTTGATTAAACTGGCAGATGAAAGTGAAGAATATTTCCCCGCCCAAGCCAAACCCACATCCGAATGGAGCTGCCACAAGCTTTTGCAGAAACATTTTCTGGCCACAGGCAGCGAAGACCGCGTGGTGCTTCATTCCCATCCCAACAGCGTTATCCTGCTCAGCCAGATGGATTTGGCCAAGGATGAAGCAAAGCTCAATTCCTGCCTGCGGGAAGCCTTGGCAGAGCTGGAACTCTTTCTGCCGGATGGAGTTGCCATCACCGGCGCGGCACTTCCAGGCTCACAGAAACTTGCTTTGGGCAGTCTGGATGTGATCGGGAAGCGCAAAGCCCTTATCTGGCAGGGACATGGTTTGGTTTGTACCGGCAAGCATCTGGATGAAGCACTGGACTATATGGAAGTGGTGGAAAAAGCAGCAAACATCGCGCTCGGCAAATTTTTCTTGACGAAAATGCCCCTTCTGGATTAG
- a CDS encoding AMP-binding protein — protein sequence HRNILSNVEASIQVFGISPDDSCMSMLPLYHVFGLTVNMWLPLVLGNSMVAHPNPLEYHKISSLVRKYKLTYMAATPAFFYGYLQKSEPGDFSSIRFAIAGADKLPDKVYDGFLKKHGISIFEGYGTTETSPVISTNHPGAHKIGSIGKPIPGVRVRIEDIESGETLGPDLEGKILVKGDLVMEGYLNDIEETSRRIRGGWYDTGDIGLIDKDGFLWHRGRLKRFVKVGGEMVSLVKVEDVLSHLLPEDVICCVVDIPNPTKGADVVAAVATGNFDKGKILKKLKKELPSIAVPRQFYVIDDIPMMSSGKVNFREVEKICRDLSAKGAKK from the coding sequence CCCACCGCAATATTCTCAGCAATGTGGAAGCCAGCATCCAGGTTTTCGGCATTTCTCCTGATGACAGTTGCATGAGCATGCTGCCCCTTTACCACGTTTTCGGACTCACCGTGAACATGTGGCTGCCTCTGGTTTTGGGCAACAGCATGGTGGCTCATCCCAATCCGCTCGAATACCATAAAATCAGCTCTCTGGTGAGAAAATACAAATTAACCTACATGGCAGCGACCCCTGCTTTTTTCTATGGTTATCTCCAAAAATCCGAACCCGGAGATTTTTCCAGCATCCGTTTTGCGATTGCCGGTGCGGACAAACTGCCAGACAAAGTTTATGACGGATTCCTCAAAAAACACGGCATCTCCATCTTTGAAGGATATGGCACAACCGAAACTTCGCCCGTGATTTCAACAAACCATCCCGGAGCCCACAAAATTGGCAGCATCGGAAAACCCATCCCAGGTGTGAGAGTCCGCATTGAAGACATCGAAAGCGGAGAAACTCTGGGCCCTGATCTCGAGGGAAAAATCCTCGTGAAAGGCGATCTCGTTATGGAAGGTTATCTCAACGACATCGAAGAAACTTCACGGCGCATCAGAGGCGGTTGGTATGACACCGGAGACATCGGTCTCATCGATAAAGACGGATTCCTCTGGCACCGCGGACGGCTCAAACGTTTTGTGAAAGTGGGCGGTGAAATGGTTTCGCTGGTCAAGGTTGAGGATGTGCTCAGCCATCTTCTGCCAGAAGATGTGATTTGCTGCGTGGTGGACATCCCAAATCCCACCAAAGGCGCGGATGTTGTGGCAGCCGTCGCCACCGGAAATTTTGACAAAGGTAAGATTCTCAAAAAGCTCAAAAAAGAACTGCCAAGCATTGCCGTACCGCGCCAATTCTATGTTATTGATGATATTCCGATGATGTCCAGCGGCAAGGTTAATTTCCGCGAAGTGGAAAAAATCTGCCGCGATCTAAGCGCCAAAGGAGCAAAAAAATAA